The DNA sequence AAGTCAGATTACCGGCTGACATGCTCATGTCGGTGAGCAGCTCGGCGTGTGCATCGTTGGGCCCGGTGAAATTGCGGTAGAGACGGTAGCCCTCGAAATCGTATTCGCGGTACAGGTTGTTCGGATCGAGCCCGTTTTCGTGCAGGAAAGTGTAGTAGGGGTCCGGTGTTTTCAGATTGACATCGCTCCAGGTGATAGTGACCTCACGGTCTCCCGGGACGATGGTCAGGGCGGGGGCGGCCGGGGTGGCCGGGGTCTGGTACCCCCCGTCGAACACTGTCTGCGCGACGGCCGCGTATTCCTCCTGCGGCTGGAACGCGGTCTGCATCATCGGGTCGTCGATGTTGGCGAGCTCGAACTTGGGCGCCATCAGGGGTTTGACCCCGGAGGGCGAGAACATCAGGACCCAGTCGAAAGATAGCGTGTCGCGCGGGGCGATGTCGTGCAGCTCGCCCCAGAAAGTGTAATGGTTCCAGTTGTCCGATCCGCCCCAGAGCCACTGGTTGTACCGGCTGTCCCCGGGAGTGAGGACCCCGGGCCAGGTATCCATGGCCTGACGGTTGGTGAAGGGGTTGGTCTGGCCGGCGAAATTGCCCTCGACGTTCATTATGCTGCGGTAGACTTTGGCCGAGGACCAGCCCTGGTCCATCAGGTTACCCGCTCCGGAGAACCCGAACTCCGTGCCGCTGGCCGTGGAGACCGCCAGGAGCTGCGACACCTCTCCGTCGTGCTCCATCTGTTTCAGGGGTTTCATTCCCAGCAGCGGCGGCTCCTGAGGCGTCCAGCTGCCGAGCTGCGGTATCTCGCACCACAGGGTCTGTATCCCCTTGGCCGGGTGGTAGGCCCAGCCCATGTTCTGGATTTCCCCGAATCCCATCTGCCGCCAGTTCTGATAGAGAATCACACTGGTCCAGCTCCAGCCCCCGTCCGGGGCCGGGCCGCCGTTCTTGGTCCACATCTGGGGGCCGAAGACGGCGTTCCATTTCATGTATTCACTCACGTTCTGCATGTACAGGTGTGAGTAAACCATGTTGTTGCTCTGGCCGTAGTCCAGGAAATAGAGGTTGTACCCCAGATGGAAGCCGCTGAGCGGTTCGCCGAAGCCGCTGAACACATCCCCGCTGCTGCAGTACATGGTTTCGGCCCCGTGCAGCACCGGCGCACCGCCGGGTTTGTGGCCCTCGCGGGCCTCGGTGGGCCATGCCGCCAGCTCATCCGCATCCAGGGAGGTCCAGACCCGGCTGCGCAGGGAGCCGTCAGTGCCGGCTGCGGCGATTTCCATGACCGCTCCCGAGGTGGCCAGGGCCGAGAGTTCGTCGTAGGAATCGATGGAGCAGATATAGGGCAGCACCAGACGGCCACCCGACTGTGGAATAACAGTATCCTCGGGCGTTCCATCCCCATCCGTGTCCTGAGTGGTGATAAGGCCGAATCCCCACCCGTCGTTATAGATCAGGTTGCCCGAGCCTTTGGGGTACTGAATGATGTTGGCATCCCCCGGCCAGGCATGGAAAGGCCCGCCGTTGTACCAGTCGGTCCTGACCCCCAGGCCGACATTGTTACCCTTGGCCGACCTGATCTGCAGCAGCTCCGCGGCAGCCGGGCTGACCGAGAAGCAGGCCATCAGGAGGAGGACGAACCAGATCGAAAATCTCTCATTTCGCTTCATAAGTATACTCCTGGCTTGTTCAAGACCATGTGATGACAAAAGTCCCAAGCCTGAGGTCCAGGCCATCGCCTCCAGCATCTTCAGAAAGAGAACTCAAGTCCCGTGCGTATCTGACGGGCCATGCCCCAGAGGCGCTTGTCCATCGTCTGCTGGATGAAATCGCTGGCGATGGCCCCCATCGCGGCTTCCTTGACCGTGAGTATGCCGTCGCCGTTGAAATCCGCGTTGAACCGGGTGCGATTGAAATCAGTCTCGGACAGATCCTCCCACTTCAGGTCTACGCCGCCGGTGACACTCGAGTAGTCGTCGAGATGATAATTGCTGGGATAGGAGTGGTTGTTCCGGTGATTGAGCACATTGAATATTTCCGAGAACACACTGAGGTTTCTCGTCCCGCCGAGACGGAAAGTCTTGCTCACTCTCAGATCAAGATTGAGGTCCCAGCGCCCGCGGAACGCGTTCAACCCGTGGAGGCCGCTGTAGGTGATCGCCGAGGGGTCCTCCTGTCCGGCATAACCGTAAGCCATGTCGTTGGGACCACCGTTGGCCACCAGCGGCTGCCCGCTCTGGAGCTGGAGAACCGAATACACCCGCACATTTCCGAGCACCGTGTTGGCCAGGGTCCCGCTTCTGTAATCCTCCGGGAACAGGTAGTTGAACTGACAGGTCAACTTGTGGGTGCGGTCACCGGAAATCGGGGCCAGAAAATCGGGCGGGACATAGATCTGGTTTGAGGAGGGATCGTAGTTGCCCACGAAACTGCTTTTATTGTACGCGCTGCCGGTGGTGCGGGAAAACTGAAGGGTGTATTGCATGTTGATGGAGTAATTATTCGAGAAACGCTTGCGCAGCGAAAAATCCACACCCTTGATGTTCCCGTTGTCGCGGTTGACATAACCCTGGGTCCAGTCGCGTATCTCGTATCCAAGATGCCAGGCGTTGTAATCCTCGAAAAAGGATTTATTGGACAGGTTCCCGTCCACGTCGCGGTAGTACGCCACCACATCGAACAGCAAGTCGTTGGTCACCAGGTAGCTGAGGCCGGTTTCATAGGAATCGGTGCGGGAGTACTCCAGACCGCCGGGGTTGGAACTGGAAAACATCATTTCCATGCTGGGCAGCTGGGTGAACACCCCGTAGCTGAAACGCAGCTGCGACTTGTCGGTCACCGGGAACGCCACGTCGAAACGCGGCGACCACTCGTACAGGGTGCGCGGCCTCACGTAATCACCGTACTGGTCGAGTGAGGTGATTCCCCAGTTGGTGTTATGCTGGAAAGTGTCATAGCGCAGGCCGTAGTCGAAAACAAAGTCGCCGAGGTCGGTCCGGTTCTGGATGTAGGCGGCGTACATCGACGGTTTGTAGCGGAACTCGTTGATCGGGTTGCGCCGGTCGGTGGAAACGCTCTGACGGAAACGGTGATTTTTCAGATCGATGGACTGGAAGCCCAGCTTGGCCCGGTTCATCCGGTTGATCTGGAAATCGAGGTCCATCTTGAAATTGTTCTGGTCCTCACGCAGGTACTGGTAGTTCATGTAGTAGAGCGAGGTCCGCTCGACATCCAGGGGCGTCTCGTAGGGAGTGTTGTTCCTCCAGGTCACCAGGCCGTCGGGCAACAGTTGCGCCCGCAGATCCTTGGTGTTGAGCCCATCCCGGCCGGGCCAGGTCTCTACCTCGAACTGAACATCGTGCGCCGACCAGCTCATGAATGTATCGCGCTGCCAATTGGTCTTGGGGTTGGCGTTGGTGATATCCTGAGAAGCGACATCCAGATACCGGATCTGGAGAGTCGCGCTGCGGTTGGCGCTTCTGAGGAAATCCCAGTCCAGCCCGAACATCAGGGTATTCATCCGGGTTCTTCTGGCGTTAGACGTGTGGATCAGAATCTCGTCTCCAGAGCCAAGGATACCGTTGAACCAGGGGCTTTGATCCCAGGTATTGCCATAGAGGTAGTCGAAATTGTAGGCATTGCGATTGATGATGCCGTTCTGGAAATAGTCGCCGTCGGCGCTCCAACCCTGTGGATTGGAATCCTGGCTCCGGGACCAGTTCTCGGAAACGAACGTTTTCACCCCGCTGACCGGAGCATAGGTGACCTTGCCAGAGATCAGGGTCCG is a window from the bacterium genome containing:
- a CDS encoding TonB-dependent receptor, whose translation is MLQKTFRRYASIAGSAVLFVCMLVTVASAQLSTGKIEGTVRDNDSGQPLVGAQVLVDGTRLGNVTNNDGYYFILNVPPGRRSITFTYTGYQKTTIADQLILAGQTTTINSALSSSVVELNGITVEGESEILLPRDQTVSKQRLTSSDLHETPLTNLDQAMTLQAGVQIGGQDAESRGLRIRGGRLGEEGMVVDGVMVRNYTANPFSTGTGWIFNTEVGSTSTDATPLELSTSAVEEVDIITGGFQAEFGNAQSGIINIVTKEGGPDFKGVFNYTTDEINPRTSDWGYNQMTADIGGPVKIVPNLFFHGSGEIQGFADNFATHADEGFRGINQTFVDRLNGSVRNDPVLGGESNPYTLDMFRTGREFYASKAGADASLFSPSNPVRLPGNWADRTLISGKVTYAPVSGVKTFVSENWSRSQDSNPQGWSADGDYFQNGIINRNAYNFDYLYGNTWDQSPWFNGILGSGDEILIHTSNARRTRMNTLMFGLDWDFLRSANRSATLQIRYLDVASQDITNANPKTNWQRDTFMSWSAHDVQFEVETWPGRDGLNTKDLRAQLLPDGLVTWRNNTPYETPLDVERTSLYYMNYQYLREDQNNFKMDLDFQINRMNRAKLGFQSIDLKNHRFRQSVSTDRRNPINEFRYKPSMYAAYIQNRTDLGDFVFDYGLRYDTFQHNTNWGITSLDQYGDYVRPRTLYEWSPRFDVAFPVTDKSQLRFSYGVFTQLPSMEMMFSSSNPGGLEYSRTDSYETGLSYLVTNDLLFDVVAYYRDVDGNLSNKSFFEDYNAWHLGYEIRDWTQGYVNRDNGNIKGVDFSLRKRFSNNYSINMQYTLQFSRTTGSAYNKSSFVGNYDPSSNQIYVPPDFLAPISGDRTHKLTCQFNYLFPEDYRSGTLANTVLGNVRVYSVLQLQSGQPLVANGGPNDMAYGYAGQEDPSAITYSGLHGLNAFRGRWDLNLDLRVSKTFRLGGTRNLSVFSEIFNVLNHRNNHSYPSNYHLDDYSSVTGGVDLKWEDLSETDFNRTRFNADFNGDGILTVKEAAMGAIASDFIQQTMDKRLWGMARQIRTGLEFSF